A window of the Plasmodium cynomolgi strain B DNA, scaffold: 0637, whole genome shotgun sequence genome harbors these coding sequences:
- a CDS encoding hypothetical protein (putative): protein MDTTSILMELYQPLNFLMQGAISIINMLSKKKGSMIILRIHFLSLIMLTVQIFLRNVKSITENPDSITSTGTKGGNAFLGLVVTPITSGALYKVCGYLFITNNFCIHVQNLHYLSIYN from the exons atggaTACTACTTCCATATTGATGGAATTATATCAAccgctaaattttttaatgcagGGTGCGATAtctattataaatatgttaagtaaaaagaaaggctctatgattattttaagaatCCATTTTCTATCTCTTATAATGTTGACagtccaaatttttttgaggaatGTAAAGA GTATTACAGAAAATCCTGATTCTATTACCTCCACTGGTACAAAAGGTGGCAATGCCTTTCTTGGATTAGTGGTAACTCCTATTACCTCTGGtgctttatataaagtatgtggatatttatttataacaaataatttttgtattcatgTTCAAAATTTACATTACCTGTCTATTtacaattaa